The proteins below come from a single Panulirus ornatus isolate Po-2019 chromosome 22, ASM3632096v1, whole genome shotgun sequence genomic window:
- the LOC139756483 gene encoding uncharacterized protein, with translation MAPRSTLSRHQKLRILRQFSARGARYIRDLADRCRISKATLHGIIDEKGRTTKDFEQPRTFSGEDKGQDITPGTSSTENITTTFGDNTRVADVKNVVISYQKASCQSDVIPFVPSVSEPDYGSSSVMKQCPSRQELAFALSTLSQAVECRSDIPRWFTYVFDRLFPNSRHGLKCEFPPHRRGTASFPPRDVVLRALSTVCQIYQCGEEPPAWFCFSLGRVLQDYRRRQRWLHLRRTYSTPSLILPKNDYHL, from the coding sequence ATGGCTCCTCGCAGCACCCTTTCTCGACACCAGAAACTTCGTATTCTTCGTCAGTTCAGCGCTCGCGGGGCCAGATACATCCGGGACTTAGCTGACCGCTGCCGAATATCGAAGGCAACGTTGCACGGCATAATTGACGAGAAAGGACGAACTACGAAAGATTTCGAACAGCCTCGGACCTTCAGTGGCGAGGATAAGGGACAAGATATAACTCCTGGAACATCATCTACAGAGAATATAACAACTACTTTCGGAGACAACACCAGGGTAGCTGACGTCAAGAATGTCGTGATTTCTTACCAGAAGGCGTCCTGCCAGTCTGATGTTATTCCTTTCGTGCCATCCGTCAGTGAACCGGACTATGGCTCAAGCTCTGTAATGAAGCAGTGTCCCTCTCGGCAGGAGCTCGCCTTTGCCCTATCTACGCTCAGTCAGGCGGTCGAGTGTCGCAGCGACATACCCAGGTGGTTCACGTACGTCTTTGACCGCTTGTTCCCCAACAGTCGCCATGGCCTTAAGTGTGAATTCCCTCCTCACAGGCGAGGCACAGCCAGTTTCCCCCCACGAGACGTTGTTCTGAGGGCCCTGTCGACTGTCTGCCAGATCTATCAGTGTGGCGAGGAACCGCCGGCGTGGTTCTGCTTCTCCCTGGGCCGTGTGTTGCAGGATTACCGAAGGCGACAGCGGTGGCTCCATCTCCGTCGAACCTACTCCACCCCATCCTTGATTCTACCCAAGAATGACTATCATTTATAA